The Pseudopipra pipra isolate bDixPip1 chromosome 6, bDixPip1.hap1, whole genome shotgun sequence genome includes a region encoding these proteins:
- the CDCA4 gene encoding cell division cycle-associated protein 4 isoform X1, whose protein sequence is MPSLGPSPYVPDLCCTTLAFYNLDTMFVRGLKRKCFDGEEDIEGTLAGIKAIPSYNLQRQSLLDMSLVKLQLCHMLVEPNLCRSVLIANTVRQIQEEMTQDGTWQMINTQSTGQTSLDRLVSTDILCRSSREQAEGKHVPGYGTLSKDFEGGEGQDSSETMSTASSVQAPRNLQGNVWEMENPQENKGNFQKSLDQIFETLENKSPNSVEDLFSEVDNSYYDLDTMLTGMMSNTKMGHCDGLETFSSPTNTASNSNCKSDLNELDHIVEILVES, encoded by the exons ATGCCGTCTTTGGGACCCAGTCCATATGTTCCTGACCTATGTTGTACCACACTGGCTTTCTATAACCTG gaCACAATGTTTGTTCGAGGActaaagagaaaatgttttgatgGTGAAGAAGATATTGAAGGGACTCTGGCTGGTATTAAGGCTATTCCTTCCTATAATCTTCAGAGGCAGTCGCTTTTAGATATGTCCTTGGTTAAACTTCAGTTGTGTCACATGCTGGTTGAACCCAACCTCTGTCGTTCGGTACTTATAGCCAACACGGTACGTCAGATCCAAGAGGAAATGACTCAGGATGGGACTTGGCAGATGATAAATACACAGAGTACAGGGCAGACATCCCTGGATCGTCTTGTTTCAACAGATATCCTCTGTCGTTCATCTAGGGAACAAGCTGAGGGAAAGCATGTTCCAGGCTATGGTACTTTGAGTAAAGACTTTGAGGGTGGCGAGGGACAAGATAGTTCAGAAACTATGTCAACAGCCTCTTCAGTGCAAGCTCCAAGAAACCTGCAGGGCAACGTGTGGGAAATGGAGAATCcacaagaaaataaaggaaactttCAGAAATCTTTAGATCAAATATTTGAGACACTGGAGAATAAAAGTCCTAATTCGGTTGAAGATCTGTTTTCAGAAGTTGACAATTCTTACTATGATCTTGATACTATGTTAACAGGCATGATGAGCAACACAAAAATGGGACATTGTGATGGGcttgaaacattttcttctccaaCAAATACAGCTTCTAACTCTAATTGTAAATCTGATCTTAATGAGCTTGATCATATTGTGGAAATCCTTGTTGAATCCTGA
- the CDCA4 gene encoding cell division cycle-associated protein 4 isoform X2, with protein MGEEEGLHQTQLLDTMFVRGLKRKCFDGEEDIEGTLAGIKAIPSYNLQRQSLLDMSLVKLQLCHMLVEPNLCRSVLIANTVRQIQEEMTQDGTWQMINTQSTGQTSLDRLVSTDILCRSSREQAEGKHVPGYGTLSKDFEGGEGQDSSETMSTASSVQAPRNLQGNVWEMENPQENKGNFQKSLDQIFETLENKSPNSVEDLFSEVDNSYYDLDTMLTGMMSNTKMGHCDGLETFSSPTNTASNSNCKSDLNELDHIVEILVES; from the exons atgggagaagaggaaggactACATCAAACACAGTTACTG gaCACAATGTTTGTTCGAGGActaaagagaaaatgttttgatgGTGAAGAAGATATTGAAGGGACTCTGGCTGGTATTAAGGCTATTCCTTCCTATAATCTTCAGAGGCAGTCGCTTTTAGATATGTCCTTGGTTAAACTTCAGTTGTGTCACATGCTGGTTGAACCCAACCTCTGTCGTTCGGTACTTATAGCCAACACGGTACGTCAGATCCAAGAGGAAATGACTCAGGATGGGACTTGGCAGATGATAAATACACAGAGTACAGGGCAGACATCCCTGGATCGTCTTGTTTCAACAGATATCCTCTGTCGTTCATCTAGGGAACAAGCTGAGGGAAAGCATGTTCCAGGCTATGGTACTTTGAGTAAAGACTTTGAGGGTGGCGAGGGACAAGATAGTTCAGAAACTATGTCAACAGCCTCTTCAGTGCAAGCTCCAAGAAACCTGCAGGGCAACGTGTGGGAAATGGAGAATCcacaagaaaataaaggaaactttCAGAAATCTTTAGATCAAATATTTGAGACACTGGAGAATAAAAGTCCTAATTCGGTTGAAGATCTGTTTTCAGAAGTTGACAATTCTTACTATGATCTTGATACTATGTTAACAGGCATGATGAGCAACACAAAAATGGGACATTGTGATGGGcttgaaacattttcttctccaaCAAATACAGCTTCTAACTCTAATTGTAAATCTGATCTTAATGAGCTTGATCATATTGTGGAAATCCTTGTTGAATCCTGA